Proteins co-encoded in one Sphingomonas carotinifaciens genomic window:
- a CDS encoding TonB-dependent receptor, which translates to MNAVLRAKTFARSQCLSTSVAVLSAVLASAASAQNVSPEQGLDVASGLHGRDLSQYAQADTTGQITGYVTIETMAGELSGTTINLEGTRFSATTDGAGRFQLSGVPAGDYILVAKHAAMREQRRAITLSAAKPLVIDISLAPISGAEADVVTVTGTRIGAVRSSSSPVSVITAADIERKQVTNMTDLLRGEIPGLFVINPGVNDWTTQVFSRGSTSWNYGFSDLNNDYAKIFIDGVELSRPTLLSMIDPRTIERIETVRGPQAGTIYGTDGSNGLMKIVTKKGATGRPQLIAQASVGIMESRYKPDSATPIVQDHSLQLLGGDDDFGYRLGGVYQSTGEWARRYNSESYGLSGGLRARRGDFTLSLSAFHNHRELALSTYPNDPVPGQGSDYPMTQTLLAFSLGYQATPNWQHTLTIGQDRNSFGYDGVFLGRNNKQHTDYSRRTLRYFTSYNATINSDLSAVLTAGGDATFYDANGFEALGYPIVNGRPDYANARDYHPVEENWRNFGYYAMAELGFRKQLYLTLAARIEEGLRYVVPSEKRQVQPRVGLSYVLDRGPATVKLRSQWGRSVRAPITDVRAASVSSGISYRANPNLGPEVKEGWDAGADFTWRGIGTFSVTYFDEEGRDLIMPLSVDETARPRIREYQNYGIITNKGWEFEGNATLGPVLLRGNFTLIDNRIRKISPLVGTGQNAPGSRRISVPDYTGGITTTLRVLSGTVSANAFVLGPRILQFAGEAPALWRLNLRAEQQVSPGLLLFGRIDNVLHDQTSERFDFSIAPGRTTVIGVRCTF; encoded by the coding sequence ATGAATGCGGTCTTGCGGGCGAAGACGTTTGCTCGCTCCCAATGCCTGAGCACGTCCGTCGCAGTGCTTTCGGCGGTTCTGGCCTCAGCGGCATCAGCCCAGAATGTCTCCCCGGAGCAGGGATTGGACGTTGCCAGTGGCCTGCACGGCCGCGACCTGTCGCAGTATGCGCAGGCCGATACGACAGGGCAGATTACCGGTTATGTGACGATTGAGACGATGGCGGGCGAGCTGAGCGGCACCACAATCAATCTGGAGGGCACGCGCTTTTCCGCCACCACGGACGGCGCTGGCCGCTTTCAGTTAAGCGGAGTGCCAGCGGGCGATTACATCCTCGTCGCCAAACACGCCGCCATGCGCGAGCAAAGGCGCGCAATTACGCTCTCGGCGGCAAAACCGCTCGTGATTGACATCAGCCTGGCGCCTATCTCCGGGGCGGAAGCCGATGTGGTCACCGTGACCGGCACGCGGATTGGCGCAGTCCGCAGCAGTTCAAGCCCGGTTTCCGTCATCACCGCGGCTGACATCGAGCGTAAGCAGGTCACCAACATGACCGATCTCCTTCGCGGAGAAATCCCCGGGCTGTTCGTCATCAATCCCGGCGTGAACGATTGGACCACGCAGGTCTTTTCGCGCGGGAGCACCTCATGGAATTATGGCTTCAGCGACCTGAACAACGATTATGCCAAGATTTTCATCGACGGTGTTGAACTCTCCCGTCCGACCCTTCTGTCGATGATCGATCCGCGTACCATCGAGCGCATCGAAACGGTACGCGGCCCGCAGGCAGGAACCATTTACGGCACCGACGGCTCAAACGGCCTGATGAAAATCGTCACGAAGAAGGGCGCGACCGGCCGCCCACAGTTGATCGCGCAAGCCTCTGTCGGGATCATGGAAAGCCGTTACAAGCCCGATAGTGCCACGCCGATCGTTCAGGATCACAGCCTGCAGTTGCTCGGAGGCGACGACGATTTTGGCTACCGCTTGGGGGGAGTGTACCAGTCAACGGGGGAATGGGCACGAAGGTACAATTCTGAGTCTTACGGGCTTTCGGGCGGACTGCGGGCCCGTCGAGGCGATTTCACCTTGAGCTTGAGCGCGTTCCACAACCATCGCGAACTGGCGCTGTCCACCTATCCTAACGACCCCGTGCCCGGTCAGGGCTCCGACTATCCTATGACGCAGACGCTGCTCGCCTTCTCGCTCGGCTATCAGGCCACACCCAACTGGCAGCATACGCTGACGATCGGACAGGACAGGAACTCATTTGGTTATGACGGCGTGTTCCTCGGTCGCAACAACAAGCAGCATACCGACTACAGCCGCCGCACGTTGCGTTATTTCACGAGCTATAACGCCACCATCAATTCTGATCTGTCCGCGGTTCTAACCGCAGGCGGAGACGCTACCTTCTATGATGCCAATGGCTTCGAGGCGCTCGGCTACCCAATCGTGAACGGCAGACCAGATTATGCCAACGCGCGCGATTACCATCCGGTCGAGGAAAATTGGCGCAACTTCGGTTATTACGCCATGGCTGAACTGGGATTTCGTAAGCAGCTTTACCTGACCCTGGCCGCGCGGATTGAGGAGGGACTGCGCTACGTCGTACCGTCCGAGAAAAGACAGGTTCAGCCGCGCGTCGGTCTTTCCTATGTGTTGGATCGCGGTCCTGCGACGGTAAAGCTACGCAGCCAGTGGGGCCGCAGCGTTCGCGCCCCGATCACCGACGTTCGCGCCGCCAGCGTATCCAGCGGCATCTCCTACCGCGCTAATCCGAACCTCGGCCCGGAAGTGAAAGAAGGCTGGGACGCGGGTGCCGATTTCACCTGGCGAGGTATAGGCACCTTCTCGGTCACGTACTTCGATGAGGAAGGCCGCGATCTCATCATGCCGCTCAGTGTCGATGAAACCGCCCGTCCCCGCATCCGGGAGTACCAGAACTACGGTATCATCACGAACAAGGGCTGGGAGTTTGAAGGCAATGCCACGCTCGGGCCCGTTTTGCTGCGCGGCAATTTCACACTCATCGACAATCGAATCAGAAAAATAAGCCCTTTGGTTGGAACAGGACAGAACGCCCCGGGAAGCCGCCGGATCAGCGTTCCGGACTATACCGGCGGAATCACCACCACCCTGCGGGTTCTGAGCGGAACCGTTAGTGCGAATGCCTTTGTTCTTGGTCCGCGCATTCTACAATTTGCTGGTGAAGCACCGGCTCTATGGCGCCTGAACTTACGCGCCGAGCAGCAGGTCTCCCCTGGCCTGCTACTGTTCGGCCGAATTGATAACGTCCTTCATGATCAAACATCCGAACGATTTGATTTCTCGATTGCTCCGGGGCGGACAACGGTGATTGGGGTACGTTGCACCTTCTAG
- a CDS encoding methyltransferase domain-containing protein — MSLQTPAPANPANVPSARFFPHIGITADMRVLDVGCGNGDLSRAMATLVGPAGEVIGIDRSEEALASAQAAPLHLEMAPICYQTADLSAELPDLGQFDAIVGRRVLMYLPDAAATLIRLARLAKPGAILAFQEHARADLPTGVGELPAHRQCYRMAWDTVAAEGGDVALGYRLASLIRAAGFAIEHARSEGVLIQPWEESFLPTLMQVMLPRMIEKGVVRKGELDLDTLAHRIDEEHRAADGTIFWDLAFLVSGRHKSDR; from the coding sequence ATGTCGCTTCAAACGCCGGCGCCAGCTAATCCCGCCAATGTTCCAAGCGCTCGCTTCTTTCCTCACATCGGAATTACCGCGGATATGCGCGTGCTTGATGTGGGATGCGGCAATGGTGATCTTAGCCGTGCCATGGCCACGTTGGTCGGCCCTGCAGGTGAAGTTATCGGTATCGACAGGAGCGAGGAAGCGCTGGCGTCTGCACAGGCTGCACCACTCCATCTTGAGATGGCTCCAATCTGCTACCAGACCGCAGATCTGAGTGCAGAGTTGCCTGACCTAGGCCAGTTCGATGCAATCGTTGGCCGACGGGTGCTGATGTACCTTCCTGACGCCGCCGCAACGCTGATCCGGCTTGCACGACTGGCCAAGCCAGGTGCGATCCTTGCTTTTCAGGAACATGCGCGTGCCGATCTGCCAACCGGCGTGGGCGAGCTTCCGGCGCATCGGCAGTGCTATAGAATGGCGTGGGACACCGTCGCTGCGGAAGGAGGCGACGTAGCGCTCGGCTACCGCCTGGCGAGCCTGATCCGCGCAGCCGGTTTCGCGATCGAGCATGCGCGCAGCGAAGGCGTCCTCATACAACCATGGGAGGAATCGTTTTTGCCGACACTTATGCAGGTCATGCTGCCGCGCATGATCGAGAAGGGTGTCGTTCGCAAGGGGGAGTTGGATCTGGACACGCTTGCCCACCGCATTGATGAGGAGCACCGGGCAGCGGACGGTACGATTTTTTGGGATTTGGCCTTCCTCGTCTCCGGACGCCACAAAAGCGACAGATAG
- a CDS encoding NmrA/HSCARG family protein produces the protein MSSDAKKVIAVFGATGQQGGGVVRALTARGDFIVRALTRNPGKYDGPADEVAEADLDRPETLAEALTDAYGVFLVTNYWQEGVDELQQATAAIDAAKAAGVEHFVWSTLPNAEAISDGKYKLPQFSGKAKIDPIVGKAGFKHHSFVVPPAYYQNFSGQFGPQPQQDGSLGWTLPLDPTVRCFHLGDIGELGDIVAGAFAHPEKAGDGAYLPLVGDFLSFNDMLETLRQQGHEFSFNQVPRDVFAGFFPGADALVENMAYYEDCTYLGPDPQEDAIALANAVAGRTPTCFADWARDNFRIAPPKQH, from the coding sequence ATGTCATCTGACGCAAAGAAAGTGATCGCCGTGTTCGGCGCAACGGGCCAGCAGGGTGGCGGCGTAGTGCGCGCCCTCACGGCTCGCGGTGACTTCATCGTCCGTGCCCTGACCCGGAACCCGGGCAAATATGACGGACCAGCCGATGAGGTCGCCGAGGCGGACCTCGATCGGCCGGAGACGCTCGCTGAAGCGCTGACCGACGCTTACGGCGTGTTCCTCGTGACCAATTACTGGCAGGAGGGTGTTGACGAACTTCAGCAGGCGACCGCAGCGATTGACGCGGCCAAGGCCGCGGGTGTCGAGCACTTCGTCTGGTCGACCTTACCGAACGCTGAGGCGATCAGCGACGGCAAGTACAAGCTGCCGCAGTTCAGCGGGAAGGCGAAGATCGATCCGATCGTGGGGAAAGCCGGTTTCAAGCATCACAGCTTCGTCGTGCCGCCAGCCTATTACCAAAATTTTTCCGGTCAATTTGGACCGCAGCCTCAGCAGGATGGTAGCCTGGGCTGGACGCTGCCGCTCGATCCAACGGTTCGCTGCTTCCACCTGGGCGACATCGGCGAACTCGGTGACATTGTCGCAGGCGCGTTCGCGCATCCTGAAAAGGCCGGCGACGGTGCTTACCTCCCGCTGGTCGGGGATTTCCTCAGCTTCAACGACATGCTCGAAACGCTGCGGCAGCAGGGGCACGAATTTTCGTTCAATCAGGTTCCCCGCGACGTGTTCGCCGGGTTCTTCCCAGGCGCGGACGCGCTGGTCGAGAACATGGCCTACTACGAGGATTGCACGTACCTCGGCCCGGACCCGCAGGAAGATGCAATTGCTCTCGCCAACGCGGTAGCGGGTCGAACGCCGACATGCTTTGCAGATTGGGCCCGAGACAACTTCCGGATCGCGCCGCCCAAGCAGCACTGA
- a CDS encoding LysR family transcriptional regulator, with protein MRELVETAELVAFTKVVEARSLSRAAAELRIPRATLSRRLARLEERLATRLLRRSTRSLTLTDEGGVFYRQASMALEAVLSAERSVRGSDDLMRGDLRVSVPPMMSTSFNAMLCAFAARHPDLRVHVHTTSLIVDVLHGGYDVALRASSEIQPGLIARTLFRDPMIAVASRGYLEKRGVPRTQRDIRHHRCLLGFARGELSTLHWPLIAGGQLQIEGTFFSNEIALLRDAAVDGLGIALLPRTFVLPLLTSGVLEHVLEGVIGSEMQVALVYADRAFQSPQVRAFVEAVAAWATAELAERAT; from the coding sequence ATGAGAGAGCTTGTCGAAACCGCCGAACTCGTTGCCTTCACCAAGGTGGTGGAAGCCAGGTCCTTGTCGCGGGCTGCAGCGGAGTTGCGTATCCCACGCGCCACCTTAAGCCGACGCCTTGCCCGGTTGGAAGAGCGGCTTGCTACGCGTCTGCTACGCCGCAGCACGCGGAGCCTGACACTCACCGACGAAGGCGGGGTATTCTACCGACAGGCATCCATGGCGCTTGAGGCCGTGCTTTCGGCCGAGCGGAGCGTTCGAGGATCAGACGACCTGATGCGCGGCGATTTGCGCGTCTCGGTACCACCGATGATGAGCACGAGCTTCAACGCGATGCTCTGTGCCTTCGCCGCGCGCCATCCGGATTTACGTGTTCACGTGCATACGACGAGCCTGATCGTGGACGTCCTTCACGGCGGGTATGACGTCGCGCTTCGGGCAAGTAGCGAAATTCAACCCGGTCTGATCGCACGCACGCTTTTTCGTGATCCTATGATCGCCGTCGCATCGAGAGGCTATCTCGAGAAAAGGGGTGTTCCACGCACACAGCGTGACATCCGCCATCATCGCTGTCTTCTCGGGTTCGCCCGCGGCGAACTGTCGACCTTGCATTGGCCACTTATCGCTGGAGGGCAGCTTCAGATAGAAGGTACCTTCTTCTCGAATGAGATCGCCCTGCTCCGCGACGCGGCGGTCGACGGACTAGGCATAGCGCTCCTGCCACGGACCTTTGTCCTACCTCTGCTGACAAGTGGTGTCCTCGAGCACGTTCTCGAAGGCGTCATTGGATCGGAGATGCAGGTGGCGCTCGTTTACGCCGATCGAGCGTTCCAGTCGCCGCAGGTGCGAGCGTTTGTTGAGGCAGTTGCCGCGTGGGCGACGGCCGAACTGGCTGAGAGAGCAACGTAA
- a CDS encoding alpha-galactosidase: MTVHKTIALAGTACFSIAVSPIASAEIKYDASTRIFRLTGGEAEYDIAIDEQGYLRPAYWGKMLDAAAPIKLPLLPPPPVIGAMDPPSSVTAQEYAGQGGGIVTDPGIKVAFPDGNRDLVLKYRSHRIVGNGLTIELADISRPFTVTLRYTVDPATGVVGRSAVARNGGNAPVRIDQIAAATLTLPYQPNYRLSYLAGRQLAEFGFDQQPIGRALTVLESRRGGTSNHMSPWFAIDQKGVTDEEHGPVWFGTLAWSGSWRISVGTDLIGRVRIAGGYNPYDFSWSLRPGETLETPVFYVGYSDDGMGGASRLQHRFQIASILPGNGRPKVRPVLYNSWEATEFHIDEAGQIALAEKAARIGVERFVMDDGWFGKRDSDRAGLGDWTPSPTKFPNGLGPLIDRVHKLGMEFGLWVEPEMVNPDSDLYRAHPDWVINFTGRPRTEARNQLTLNLARTDVRDHVLIVLDDLLTKNDIQYLKWDYNRSFSEPGWPEQKVEDQQRIYVEYTRNLYYILAELKKRHPKVEIESCSSGGGRVDLGIMRYTNQVWTSDNTDAFDRLTIQDGFTHAFTPAIMMAWTTDVPNWATGRNVDLSYRFLSAMQGGLGVGNNLNKWTADDFGVATRMIADYKTIRETVQTGALYRLARPDGSGPTVDTLYVSNDRRQAVLFHMLQNYQGGDDVPAIKLRGLDPDRRYTARLAGGGKLPEGVPASALGSWWMSQGVTISLRGDFRGEALILE, encoded by the coding sequence ATGACTGTTCACAAGACCATCGCACTCGCAGGCACGGCCTGTTTCAGCATCGCCGTCAGCCCGATCGCCTCCGCGGAAATCAAGTATGATGCCAGCACTAGGATCTTCAGGCTCACGGGTGGTGAAGCCGAATACGACATCGCCATCGACGAGCAGGGGTATCTCCGCCCGGCCTATTGGGGAAAGATGCTTGATGCCGCTGCGCCCATCAAGCTGCCACTGCTGCCGCCGCCCCCGGTCATCGGTGCGATGGATCCGCCCAGCTCAGTCACCGCGCAGGAATATGCTGGACAGGGGGGAGGTATCGTCACTGATCCGGGCATCAAGGTCGCCTTTCCCGACGGTAACCGCGACCTCGTCCTTAAATATCGTTCGCACCGGATCGTCGGCAACGGCCTAACGATCGAGCTGGCCGACATTTCGCGACCGTTCACCGTCACCCTGCGCTACACGGTCGATCCGGCCACGGGGGTCGTCGGGCGATCCGCGGTCGCGCGCAATGGCGGTAACGCACCGGTCCGCATCGATCAGATCGCCGCAGCAACCCTGACGCTGCCTTACCAGCCGAACTACCGTCTATCCTACCTCGCTGGCCGGCAGCTTGCCGAGTTCGGGTTCGACCAGCAGCCGATCGGCCGCGCGCTGACCGTGCTGGAAAGTCGGCGGGGCGGGACCAGTAACCACATGTCACCTTGGTTCGCGATCGACCAGAAGGGGGTGACCGACGAGGAGCATGGCCCCGTATGGTTCGGCACGCTGGCATGGAGCGGATCGTGGCGGATCAGCGTCGGCACCGACCTGATCGGCCGCGTAAGGATCGCAGGCGGCTACAATCCTTATGACTTCTCATGGAGTCTGCGCCCTGGCGAGACGCTGGAGACGCCAGTCTTCTACGTCGGTTATTCCGACGACGGCATGGGCGGCGCGTCGCGGCTTCAGCACCGTTTCCAGATCGCCAGCATCCTGCCCGGCAACGGCCGGCCCAAGGTTCGCCCCGTCCTCTACAACAGTTGGGAAGCGACCGAATTCCACATCGACGAGGCGGGCCAGATCGCGCTGGCCGAGAAGGCGGCGCGGATCGGCGTCGAGCGCTTCGTGATGGACGACGGCTGGTTCGGCAAGCGCGACAGCGACCGCGCCGGATTAGGCGACTGGACGCCCAGCCCCACGAAGTTCCCCAATGGCCTGGGGCCGTTGATAGATCGCGTTCACAAGCTGGGCATGGAGTTTGGACTTTGGGTCGAGCCGGAGATGGTCAATCCTGACAGTGACCTTTACCGAGCGCATCCCGACTGGGTCATCAACTTCACGGGTCGTCCGAGGACGGAAGCGCGTAACCAGCTGACGCTCAACCTGGCCCGCACCGACGTGCGCGATCACGTTCTGATCGTGCTTGACGACCTATTGACCAAGAACGACATCCAGTATCTGAAATGGGACTACAACCGCAGCTTTAGCGAGCCGGGATGGCCGGAGCAGAAGGTCGAAGACCAGCAGCGCATCTATGTCGAGTATACACGCAACCTCTACTACATTCTCGCCGAGCTAAAAAAGCGGCATCCCAAGGTCGAGATCGAAAGCTGCTCCAGTGGCGGCGGACGTGTCGACCTGGGCATCATGCGCTACACCAATCAGGTCTGGACGTCCGACAACACCGATGCGTTCGATCGCCTGACGATCCAGGACGGCTTCACCCATGCCTTTACGCCGGCGATCATGATGGCGTGGACGACCGATGTACCCAATTGGGCGACGGGACGTAATGTTGACCTCTCTTACCGGTTCCTGTCCGCGATGCAGGGAGGACTGGGCGTCGGGAACAACCTCAACAAATGGACCGCGGACGATTTCGGCGTCGCTACCCGGATGATCGCCGACTACAAAACGATTCGCGAGACGGTCCAGACCGGCGCACTTTATCGCCTCGCGCGGCCGGACGGCAGCGGCCCGACGGTGGACACGCTGTACGTGTCGAACGATAGGCGCCAGGCAGTACTGTTCCACATGCTCCAAAATTATCAGGGTGGCGACGACGTGCCCGCGATCAAGCTGCGCGGTCTTGATCCCGACCGCCGTTACACTGCCCGCCTCGCGGGCGGCGGCAAGCTGCCGGAAGGCGTGCCGGCCAGCGCGCTGGGTTCGTGGTGGATGTCGCAAGGTGTTACGATCTCACTTCGCGGCGACTTCCGTGGTGAGGCGCTTATCCTGGAATGA